In Halococcus saccharolyticus DSM 5350, a single genomic region encodes these proteins:
- a CDS encoding GNAT family N-acetyltransferase — MPGEVFLRSERVTLRTVEPEDAELLQRARNDPDLREGLLFRSPSTRGEVEAFIEESVEGDDESQNLLICVSDEPIGAVDLFDIHRESATLAYWLLPDHHGDGYATEAVALVIDHAFDTLGLNHLVAWTIGYNGASQALLGRLGFSHEGTYREHVFRKGEHHDTEHYGILADEWTGSESILDGGSPD; from the coding sequence ATGCCCGGCGAAGTCTTTCTCCGTAGCGAGCGTGTCACTCTCCGCACCGTCGAACCCGAGGACGCAGAACTGCTCCAGCGAGCCCGCAACGATCCCGACCTCCGGGAGGGATTGCTGTTTCGCTCCCCGTCGACCCGGGGCGAGGTTGAGGCGTTCATCGAGGAATCCGTCGAGGGCGACGACGAAAGTCAAAACCTGCTGATCTGTGTGAGCGACGAACCGATCGGGGCGGTAGACCTCTTCGACATCCACCGGGAGAGCGCTACGCTCGCCTACTGGCTGCTGCCGGACCACCACGGCGACGGCTACGCGACCGAGGCCGTCGCGCTCGTGATCGATCACGCCTTCGACACGCTCGGTCTCAACCACCTCGTCGCGTGGACCATCGGCTACAACGGGGCCTCACAGGCGCTTCTCGGCCGGCTCGGTTTCTCCCACGAAGGAACCTACCGCGAGCACGTCTTCCGAAAGGGCGAGCACCACGACACGGAGCATTACGGTATTCTCGCCGATGAGTGGACGGGAAGCGAGTCGATCCTCGACGGAGGCTCGCCGGACTGA
- a CDS encoding riboflavin synthase — MFTGIVETTGQVRDVIDEDGGRRVRVGADLDGLAHGQSIAIDGTCLTVENHDDGWFELFCSTETLERTTLSTIAADDAVNIERALPADGRFDGHFVQGHVDATAELRSVERIGDDWEFAFSLPESVARYVVEKGSITVDGISLTVADLRADSFTVAVIPATYDLTALSEKQPGDPINLEVDVIAKYVERLTEGYR, encoded by the coding sequence ATGTTCACCGGTATCGTCGAAACCACCGGCCAGGTCCGCGACGTCATCGACGAGGACGGCGGCAGACGCGTTCGGGTCGGAGCCGACCTCGACGGTCTCGCACACGGCCAGAGCATCGCGATCGACGGAACCTGTCTCACCGTCGAGAACCACGACGACGGGTGGTTCGAACTGTTCTGCTCGACCGAGACGCTCGAACGCACGACGCTCTCGACGATCGCAGCCGACGATGCGGTCAACATCGAGCGCGCGCTGCCCGCCGACGGCCGGTTCGACGGCCACTTCGTCCAGGGTCACGTCGACGCGACCGCCGAACTCCGATCCGTAGAGCGGATCGGCGACGACTGGGAGTTCGCGTTCTCACTGCCCGAATCGGTCGCTCGCTACGTCGTCGAGAAGGGATCGATCACCGTCGACGGAATCAGCCTCACGGTCGCCGACCTCCGTGCCGACTCGTTCACCGTGGCCGTGATCCCGGCGACCTACGACCTGACGGCGCTGAGCGAGAAGCAGCCAGGCGATCCGATCAACCTCGAGGTCGACGTGATCGCCAAGTACGTCGAGCGCCTCACCGAGGGGTATCGGTGA
- a CDS encoding DUF255 domain-containing protein, with amino-acid sequence MDAGAVDTLVEWREWGAAAFDEARERDAPILCNLRAHWCRECREMDRTAYASPTVAANLNDGFVPVRVDVDRRPRVRERYNMGGFPSTVFLTPSGELITGATYLGADGLRQVLERVRTAWNENGEEAGRVPRELRDADPPAGALSPAIEAHMEREIAAAFDEEFGGWGTGPKFPLAPAIEFALTRDPDRAFRTLEAIRTHLHDTYAGGFFRYAVERDWGDRQTEKTLDTNAGLCRTFAAAARYDDEYADPAVRTAEFLTTTLASGDGFAASQAGDEAYYGLPPSDREAADSPPIDDTVLAGANGLAIDALLETHAVIGHEGARRGAERGLSQLLDSLVEDGRVLHYRDGNTAGPHGVLADQARVLGALTSAVQVLGDDWLAPAERIAEYTIAERREGDSFLDGPEDGSGLLSRPLRPLGTNVTIADALYELGVLTGEDRYHEIARETLAAFAGAHDRLGIEVAGYATTAARVLSGTEIAVAAPLDSPLHRAALDIPDHEAVVIPDVDGESDTARITIDGESTMVSAPAELHEHVAGE; translated from the coding sequence ATGGACGCTGGCGCAGTCGATACGCTGGTCGAGTGGCGCGAGTGGGGCGCAGCGGCGTTCGACGAGGCCCGCGAGCGCGACGCGCCGATTCTCTGTAACCTGCGCGCCCACTGGTGTCGCGAGTGCCGTGAGATGGACCGGACTGCGTACGCCTCACCAACTGTGGCGGCAAACCTGAACGACGGGTTCGTGCCGGTTCGCGTCGACGTCGATCGCCGGCCCCGAGTACGGGAGCGCTACAACATGGGTGGGTTCCCCTCGACAGTATTCCTCACCCCCTCTGGAGAACTCATCACGGGCGCGACCTATCTCGGGGCCGACGGGCTCCGTCAGGTGCTCGAACGCGTGCGGACGGCGTGGAACGAGAACGGAGAGGAGGCCGGACGGGTCCCGCGCGAACTCCGCGACGCCGACCCGCCGGCGGGCGCGCTCTCCCCGGCGATCGAGGCCCACATGGAGCGCGAGATCGCGGCGGCGTTCGACGAGGAGTTCGGCGGGTGGGGGACGGGACCGAAGTTCCCGCTCGCACCCGCCATCGAGTTCGCGCTCACCCGCGATCCCGATCGGGCGTTCCGGACGCTCGAAGCTATTCGTACACATCTCCACGACACCTACGCCGGCGGCTTCTTCCGGTACGCCGTCGAGCGCGACTGGGGCGACCGCCAGACCGAGAAGACCCTCGATACCAACGCCGGGCTCTGCCGGACGTTCGCCGCGGCGGCACGCTACGACGACGAGTACGCCGACCCCGCGGTGCGCACGGCGGAGTTCCTCACGACGACCCTCGCGAGCGGCGACGGCTTCGCGGCGAGCCAGGCGGGCGACGAGGCGTACTACGGTCTTCCACCGAGCGATCGCGAAGCCGCTGACTCGCCCCCGATCGACGACACCGTGCTCGCCGGAGCGAACGGGCTCGCGATCGACGCGCTGCTCGAAACCCACGCCGTCATCGGCCACGAGGGGGCGCGTCGCGGGGCCGAGCGCGGACTCTCACAGCTCCTCGATAGCCTCGTCGAGGACGGACGGGTGCTCCACTACCGCGACGGCAACACGGCCGGCCCCCACGGAGTGCTCGCCGATCAAGCCCGCGTCCTCGGTGCGCTCACGAGTGCCGTCCAAGTGCTCGGCGACGACTGGCTTGCGCCCGCCGAACGGATCGCGGAGTACACGATCGCGGAACGCCGCGAGGGAGATTCGTTTCTCGACGGACCGGAAGACGGATCGGGGCTGCTCTCGCGCCCGCTACGACCGCTCGGCACGAACGTGACGATCGCGGACGCGCTGTACGAGCTGGGCGTGCTGACCGGTGAGGACCGCTATCACGAGATCGCGCGCGAGACGCTCGCGGCGTTCGCGGGCGCACACGATCGGCTCGGAATCGAGGTCGCGGGGTACGCCACCACCGCCGCGCGCGTGCTCTCCGGGACAGAGATTGCGGTCGCCGCACCCCTCGACTCGCCACTCCATCGTGCCGCCCTCGACATCCCGGACCACGAAGCGGTCGTGATCCCCGACGTGGATGGCGAGTCGGACACCGCACGAATCACTATCGACGGTGAATCGACGATGGTGTCGGCTCCGGCGGAGCTGCACGAGCACGTCGCTGGCGAGTGA
- a CDS encoding FxsA family protein yields the protein MVLRIIGLLLLIPLFDAVLLVAVANFIGAIQTVALVVLTALIGMLLVRAESRHTVRKIRERVERGELPGDELLDGGLLIAAGAFLLTPGLVTDAVGLLLVVPVTRWPIRSAIKRWFVVPYIDRKTGGIASGGVYVGGFPGGADTDDSDIYDVDSGRDDPEPGHE from the coding sequence ATGGTGCTCCGGATCATCGGGCTGCTCCTCCTCATCCCGCTGTTCGACGCCGTGTTGCTCGTCGCGGTGGCGAACTTCATCGGCGCGATCCAGACCGTGGCGCTGGTGGTGCTCACGGCGCTGATCGGAATGCTCCTCGTGCGCGCCGAGAGCCGTCACACCGTCAGGAAGATCAGGGAGCGCGTCGAGCGCGGCGAGCTTCCCGGCGACGAGCTCCTCGACGGCGGCCTCTTGATCGCTGCCGGCGCGTTCTTGCTCACGCCGGGTCTCGTCACCGACGCCGTGGGACTCCTCCTCGTCGTCCCCGTGACGCGCTGGCCGATCCGCTCGGCGATCAAGCGCTGGTTCGTCGTGCCGTACATCGATCGAAAAACTGGCGGAATCGCCTCCGGCGGCGTCTACGTCGGTGGATTCCCCGGTGGAGCCGACACCGACGATTCGGACATCTACGATGTCGATAGTGGACGCGATGACCCTGAGCCAGGTCACGAGTAG
- a CDS encoding DUF7533 family protein produces the protein MGIISTFGTVVTLVLALPVAMLGTLFLAQGQTLSGIAMIVVAVLMFVVKTYVTTPDDLPMMAAERTVGTIAKDPDEDEQN, from the coding sequence ATGGGCATCATCAGCACGTTCGGAACGGTCGTGACGCTCGTGCTCGCGCTGCCGGTGGCGATGCTCGGCACGCTCTTTCTGGCCCAGGGGCAGACCCTATCGGGCATCGCGATGATCGTCGTCGCGGTGTTGATGTTCGTGGTCAAAACGTACGTCACCACGCCGGACGATCTCCCTATGATGGCGGCCGAGCGCACCGTCGGTACGATCGCGAAAGACCCCGACGAGGACGAGCAGAACTAA
- a CDS encoding UvrD-helicase domain-containing protein, which translates to MSTDTHVTRLFGGPGSGKTTALLDRVEDILDEPGVTVDDVLVVSYTRAAAAEIRERLAERLDVSPRSLKGNVCTMHAKAYELLDLSRGDVVGESDKKEFCEEYGIEFEDEYEGSRRRSARSTTIGNKTIATSQWLQRTTRDVADWYDVPFQWDEEEVRLPPDIDPNAQQGNKYTPTWPSDDDRIDIPEAIRAWRTYKGEQGLTGFADMLERVHQRSLLPSVEYLVIDEFQDITTLQHQVYEAWKPHVEHALIAGDDDQVVYAWQGADPQLLLDEVGEDVILDNSYRLPSRVLNVVNREVRHIEQRQEKNLRPRTEGGTVEAVHGPSMLDLVRNVRSTVENTDETVMVLFRARYQLFRFMDEFIDDGIPFQALTDQRMWTDRLDDYVGAIERVDEGEPITGLEARRLADMLADTAFGTNHRDALYEALDDEQEAAGVEDIAELTIDAELVEEHVPFMPGPASADDMLRKVSQFQKQSVAAYFGGEYQDVDRDRVRVGTIHSAKGREADHVFVATDLTEKVVEQMAASVDDDTAIPGDEPFTKNTDPVPMLTDNERRVFYVGMSRARERLVLLEDLIGGAPTLPVDVLLDNQPSGVTVEDVLSEAEAPAAD; encoded by the coding sequence ATGTCTACCGACACGCACGTGACCCGGCTGTTCGGCGGTCCGGGGAGCGGGAAGACCACGGCGCTGCTCGACCGCGTCGAGGACATCCTCGACGAGCCGGGCGTCACGGTCGACGACGTGCTCGTGGTTTCGTACACCCGAGCGGCAGCCGCCGAGATCCGCGAACGCCTCGCCGAACGCCTCGACGTCAGCCCGCGATCGCTCAAGGGCAACGTCTGTACGATGCACGCGAAGGCGTACGAACTCCTCGACCTCTCGCGCGGCGATGTCGTCGGTGAATCCGACAAAAAGGAGTTCTGTGAGGAGTACGGGATCGAGTTCGAAGACGAGTACGAGGGATCGCGTCGGCGGAGCGCGCGCTCGACCACCATTGGCAACAAGACCATCGCGACGAGCCAGTGGCTCCAGCGCACGACGCGGGACGTCGCCGACTGGTACGACGTGCCCTTCCAGTGGGACGAAGAGGAGGTTCGGCTGCCACCGGACATCGATCCGAACGCCCAGCAGGGCAACAAGTACACCCCGACGTGGCCCTCCGACGACGATCGGATCGACATCCCGGAGGCGATCCGAGCGTGGCGAACGTACAAAGGTGAGCAGGGATTGACTGGGTTTGCGGACATGCTCGAACGCGTCCACCAGCGATCGCTCCTCCCGTCGGTCGAGTACCTCGTGATCGACGAGTTCCAAGACATCACGACGCTCCAGCACCAAGTGTACGAGGCGTGGAAACCCCACGTCGAGCACGCGCTGATCGCGGGCGACGACGATCAGGTGGTGTACGCGTGGCAAGGCGCGGACCCACAGCTCCTCCTCGACGAGGTGGGCGAGGACGTGATCCTCGACAACTCCTACCGGCTGCCGTCGCGGGTGCTGAACGTCGTGAACCGCGAGGTCCGTCACATCGAGCAGCGCCAGGAGAAGAACCTCCGACCGCGGACCGAGGGCGGAACGGTCGAGGCAGTCCACGGCCCATCGATGCTCGATCTCGTCCGGAACGTCCGGTCGACGGTCGAGAACACCGACGAGACCGTGATGGTGCTGTTCCGGGCTCGCTATCAGCTGTTCCGGTTCATGGACGAGTTCATCGACGACGGGATTCCCTTCCAGGCGCTCACCGACCAGCGGATGTGGACCGACCGACTCGACGACTACGTCGGCGCGATCGAGCGGGTCGACGAGGGCGAGCCCATCACGGGACTCGAAGCCCGCCGGCTGGCCGACATGCTCGCCGACACCGCCTTCGGGACCAACCATCGGGACGCCCTCTACGAGGCGCTCGACGACGAGCAGGAAGCGGCGGGCGTCGAGGATATCGCCGAACTCACCATCGACGCCGAACTGGTCGAGGAGCACGTCCCGTTCATGCCCGGGCCGGCGTCGGCCGACGACATGCTCCGGAAGGTCTCACAGTTCCAGAAACAGTCGGTCGCGGCGTACTTCGGCGGCGAGTATCAGGACGTCGACCGTGATCGCGTCCGGGTGGGGACCATCCACTCCGCGAAGGGTCGCGAGGCCGATCACGTGTTCGTCGCGACTGACCTCACGGAGAAGGTCGTCGAGCAGATGGCGGCCTCGGTCGACGACGACACCGCGATCCCCGGCGACGAGCCGTTCACCAAGAACACCGATCCAGTACCAATGTTGACCGACAACGAGCGTCGGGTGTTTTACGTCGGGATGAGTCGCGCACGCGAGCGCCTCGTCCTGCTCGAAGACCTCATCGGCGGCGCGCCCACGCTCCCGGTCGACGTGCTGCTCGACAACCAACCCTCGGGCGTCACGGTCGAAGACGTGCTTAGTGAGGCCGAGGCCCCCGCCGCGGATTAG
- a CDS encoding geranylgeranyl reductase family protein produces MYDFVVVGAGPAGSRFSRQAAAAGHDVLVLERGEVGTPLACSGHVSTDVWGFTPDGARTDLLQNEISGARFHAGGPGERAHLFYKDETISNVIDRVGLDRTLARAAREAGADLREHHSVVDVEEHADRVSVTARTPDGKRTFDARMVAGCDGPVSRVRRELDLPEPGEKLQGVLAFSEENDPGAHVDVHLSVPEFFAWRIPRAEAGVEYGLAAAPGENATGLFEAFTDGYGVETGETCAGMIPIGPPDRVTGYRSFLIGDAAAQTKPFTGGGIVYGMTAADHAAREIDPQNPGSLADYETAWRDDLAREIRLGHWVRRAYSLPKPLQNAGLSALSGKIGVHMDKPTTLFSPESLKTLLSRS; encoded by the coding sequence ATGTACGATTTCGTCGTCGTGGGTGCCGGGCCGGCCGGGTCGCGCTTCTCCCGCCAGGCCGCCGCGGCGGGCCACGACGTTCTCGTCCTCGAACGTGGCGAAGTCGGGACGCCGCTCGCGTGTTCGGGCCACGTCAGTACCGACGTCTGGGGATTCACGCCCGACGGCGCGCGCACGGACCTCCTCCAGAACGAGATCTCGGGCGCACGGTTTCACGCCGGCGGCCCCGGCGAGCGCGCACATCTGTTCTACAAGGACGAAACCATCTCGAACGTCATCGACCGGGTTGGCCTCGACCGAACCCTCGCACGCGCGGCCCGCGAGGCGGGTGCGGACCTCCGGGAACACCACAGCGTGGTTGACGTTGAGGAGCACGCCGATCGCGTCTCGGTGACCGCCAGAACGCCCGACGGCAAGCGAACCTTCGACGCACGGATGGTGGCGGGCTGTGACGGACCGGTGTCGCGGGTTCGACGCGAACTCGACCTGCCCGAGCCGGGCGAGAAGCTCCAGGGTGTACTCGCGTTCTCGGAGGAAAACGATCCCGGCGCACACGTCGACGTCCACCTCTCGGTGCCGGAGTTCTTCGCGTGGCGCATTCCCCGCGCCGAGGCAGGCGTCGAGTACGGCCTCGCGGCCGCACCCGGTGAGAACGCCACCGGACTGTTCGAGGCGTTCACCGACGGCTACGGGGTCGAAACCGGCGAGACGTGTGCCGGGATGATCCCCATTGGACCGCCCGATCGCGTCACCGGCTATCGGTCGTTTCTGATCGGCGACGCCGCCGCCCAGACCAAGCCGTTCACCGGCGGCGGGATCGTGTATGGAATGACCGCGGCCGACCACGCCGCCCGCGAGATCGATCCCCAGAATCCAGGATCGCTCGCCGACTACGAAACGGCGTGGCGCGACGACCTCGCGCGTGAAATCCGGCTCGGACACTGGGTCCGCCGGGCGTACTCGCTCCCGAAACCCCTCCAGAACGCCGGCCTCTCAGCCCTCTCCGGGAAGATCGGCGTCCACATGGACAAACCGACCACGCTGTTCTCGCCTGAGAGCCTGAAGACGCTGCTCTCGCGGTCGTAA